One part of the Solea senegalensis isolate Sse05_10M unplaced genomic scaffold, IFAPA_SoseM_1 scf7180000017739, whole genome shotgun sequence genome encodes these proteins:
- the cct3 gene encoding T-complex protein 1 subunit gamma yields the protein MIGQQVLVLNQNVKRESGRKVQTGNINAAKTIADVIRTCLGPRAMMKMLLDPTGGIVMTNDGNAILREIQVQHPAAKSMIEISRTQDEEVGDGTTSVIILAGEMLSVAEQFLEQQMHPTIIIGAYRQALEDMLDALKEISVPVETSDRSMMLKIIHSAINTKALSRWSELACNIALDAVRTVELEENGRKEIDIKKYAKVEKVPGGIIEDSCVLRGVMVNKDVTHPQMRRMIKEPRIVLLDCSLEYKKGESQTDIEISKEEDFARILQMEEDYIQQICEDIIRLKPDLLFTEKGISDLAQHYLMKANITAIRRIRKTDNNRIARACGAHIASRTDELREEDVGLGAGLFEVKKIGDEYFTFVTECKDPKACTILLRGASKEILAEVERNLQDAMQVCRNVLLDPSLLPGGGAVEMAVSKRLTERSRALTGIEQWPYRAVAQALEVIPRTLIQNCGASAIRVLTSLRAKHTQDNSVSWGVDGESGALCDMTALGIWDPLAVKAQTYKTAVETAILLLRIDDIVSGHKKKDKDEQMGGQGAE from the exons ATGATCGGCCAGCAGGTCTTAGTACTCA ACCAGAACGTGAAGAGAGAGTCAGGACGTAAAGTCCAGACAGGAAACATCAATGCTGCGAag acGATCGCTGATGTGATCAGGACCTGCCTCGGCCCACGGGCCATGATGAAG aTGTTGCTCGACCCCACCGGTGGAATCGTCATGACCAACGATGGAAACGCCATCCtcagagag aTCCAGGTCCAGCATCCGGCAGCCAAGTCCATGATCGAGATCAGTCGCACGCAGGACGAAGAGGTCGGAGACGGGACAACCTCCGTCATCATCCTCG ctggTGAGATGTTGTCTGTAGCAGAGCAGTTCCTGGAGCAGCAGATGCATCCGACCATCATCATCGGCGCCTACAGACAGGCTCTGGAGGACATGTTGGACGCTCTGAAGGAGATCAG TGTTCCCGTGGAGACGTCGGATCGATCTATGATGCTGAAGATCATTCACTCTGCGATCAACACCAAAGCTCTGAGCCGATGGTCCGAACTCGCCTGCAATATCGCGCTGGACGCCGTCCGCACCGTGGAGCTCGAGGAGAACGGACGCAAAGAGATCGACATCAAGAAGTACGCCAAGGTGGAGAAG GTTCCGGGCGGGATTATCGAGGACTCGTGCGTCCTCAGAGGAGTGATGGTCAACAAAGACGTGACTCACCCACAAATGAGACGTATGATCAAAGAGCCACGTATCGTCTTGCTCGACTGCTCTTTGGAGTACAAGAAGGGAGAGAGCCAG ACGGACATCGAGATTAGTAAAGAGGAAGACTTCGCTCGGATTCTGCAGATGGAGGAAGATTATATTCAACAGATCTGTGAAGACATCATCCGTCTGAAACCAGACCTGCTGTTCACTGAGAAGGGGATCTCAG atctgGCTCAGCATTACCTGATGAAGGCTAACATCACAGCTATTCGCCGCATCAGGAAAACGGACAACAACCGCATTGCCAG GGCGTGCGGGGCTCATATCGCTAGTCGGACTGACGAGCTGCGTGAGGAAGATGTGGGTTTGGGGGCGGGGCTATTTGAGGTGAAGAAGATTGGTGATGAGTATTTCACCTTCGTCACAGAGTGTAAAGATCCAAAAGCCTGCACCATCCTGCTGAGAGGAGCCAGCAAAGAGATCCTGGCT gaGGTGGAGAGGAACCTTCAGGACGCCATGCAGGTGTGTCGCAACGTGCTGCTGGACCCCTCCCTGTTGCCAGGCGGTGGCGCTGTGGAGATGGCGGTGTCGAAGCGTCTGACGGAGCGTTCCCGTGCTCTGACGGGTATCGAACAGTGGCCGTACCGCGCTGTGGCCCAGGCTCTGGAGGTCATTCCCCGAACCCTGATCCAGAACTGCGGGGCCTCGGCCATACGAGTGCTGACCTCTCTGAGG GCCAAACACACGCAGGACAACAGTGTTAGCTGGGGAGTGGACGGAGAGTCCGGCGCTCTGTGTGACATGACCGCTCTGGGCATCTGGGATCCACTCGCCGTCAAAGCTCAGACCTACAAGACTGCTGTGGAG acgGCAATTTTGTTACTGCGCATCGACGACATCGTCTCTGGTCacaagaagaaagacaaagacgaGCAGATGGGAGGACAAGGAGCCGAGTAG
- the gon4la gene encoding GON-4-like protein, with protein MNPARKRLKLSPPSPNPAPSSTCSQGALPSSSHLLSHHALLRGEAEEEEEEEEEEGYLLVEEDTTDSSLIITMEDSQLEVKAARRRTVRRRRRGKLMGEEEDEQVGGASESDEKEEVEIDRRLDQSLATKSKQHNLTTVNVKNIIHEVITNEHVVAMMKAAINETEAVPAFEPKMTRSKFKEVVEKGVVIPAWNISPIKKTSDINKPPQFVDIPLAEEDSSDEEYRPDEEDDDETAEDTFQESDMESTASSPRGSRLSRGDEDSCSPWQTSHSRSRTLKGRFVSMGPPPPPKALPPKAVTDSTFLEKLHAVEEELAVCMEPYQPLSESEDEVGLMAYRTRSKRPLRDVPLGRLEAELRAPDITPDMYDSSSALEDRDWTDWLRGLMTTDVDNEEEGDDDDDPEYNFLADIDEPDLEDYRDDKAVRITKKEVNQLMEELFETLKEDLTGQEVDDEGHEEEEETQEDKNSHETQHTSQEHNTALSDSEEHEPITELRTVKQKLSWIRKRRHTHALCDTHTPEPHTLKLDATQKRHLQQQLQQHVQLLTQIHLLTSPVSKLQSEAETTRQFLVELDVLALRTELLMSSLCPGFCSSFRSSNLQGALQLLDELRLSPISYQTRLHPPDARGHMRVHPVMPPELAWIFSTRPVFLYPELLPCASLDPALYCPRRIAAFTAAEDCLLVLGLRNMDKSCDPPKLVSQFLLRKTLVQVRRRILQCCRPGVPDNIVKVFRYQRVLWPMPVACRPLSPGERRPPVEREDSIMPMWLVRSLPVIYPTIKRYNAPPGSAPEAPPTCKLTRPRQSHYTFLRSASSYSFPPGTKYPPRLPKHLDFKRIGFVVLQQPLPPPSTDSSPLVSGGDIIITSTISLATTEQIKSHYQTLVGLRRKNKPSMNGGGARSATETLAPPPPPEGPPSSQLVEEDDDISTNDEEGEEEESEVLLALSESSSSTDDNHLSDREEVESEREEGGATSRSDVQLQEKLLSGGSEEEEPEVEEEPEEDDQRQSDDEAFARDYLHRVCEAVEACPGVAQQLLQVLDQVSAGAAGAVGADLLYDRLRHLLRPWPQLLRDFAAFLNCEQAQSCGLLMEQQLFESSRRFLRQLGQSLGKSSSLYQQVVSLLQESPTLSPTDMEKISTLLKLHPHLHQLFQQLHPASLPAATEGDSVSQNPLDKNRKRVGHWAPEQNETGSGREEEEEPNEKVVVWTREADRAILTACQQRGANRETFTQVSAHLGNRTAQQVSLRFHDLMSLFQKSTSCSSGGQQPIS; from the exons ATGAACCCAGCTCGCAAACGCCTCAAACTCAGCCCGCCCTCACCAAACCCTgccccctcctccacctgcagTCAGGGGGCGCTGCCATCCAGCTCTCACCTCCTTTCCCATCATGCTTTGCTGCGAGGTgaagctgaggaggaagaggaggaggaggaggaggaaggttaTCTTCTGGTGGAGGAAGATACGACTGACTCcagcctcatcatcaccatgg aggacaGTCAGCTGGAGGTGAAGGCAGCGAGGAGgagaacagtgaggaggaggaggaggggcaaactgatgggagaggaggaagatgagcagGTGGGCGGAGCCTCAGAGAGCGACgaaaaggaggaggtggagattGACAGACGGCTCGATCAATCGCTGGCGACAAAGTCTAAGCAACATAATCTGACCACAGTGAACGTGAAGAACATCATCCAC GAGGTCATCACTAACGAACATGTGGTGGCGATGATGAAAGCTGCCATCAACGAGACAGAGGCTGTTCCTGCATTT GAGCCTAAAATGACTCGGTCTAAGTTTAAAGAGGTGGTGGAGAAAGGAGTG gTGATTCCTGCCTGGAACATCTCTCCCATCAAGAAAACCAGTGACATTAACAAG CCTCCTCAGTTTGTTGACATCCCTCTGGCTGAAGAAGACTCCTCTGATGAAGAATATCGTCCTGATGAGGAAGACGACGATGAGACGGCTGAAGAT ACGTTCCAGGAGAGCGACATGGAGAGCACAGCTTCTTCTCCCAGAGGAAGTCGTCTGAGCAGAGGGGACGAGGACAGCTGCAGTCCCTGGCAG acTTCTCATAGTCGATCCAGGACTTTGAAGGGGAGGTTTGTCTCCATGggccctccccctccccccaaagCACTGCCTCCCAAAGCAGTGACTGACAGCACCTTTCTGGAGAAACTTCatgctgtggaggaggagctggctgTGTGTATGGAACCATATCAG cCTTTGTCGGAGTCGGAGGACGAAGTTGGTCTCATGGCGTACCGGACTCGGTCCAAGCGTCCCCTGCGTGATGTCCCCCTGGGCAGACTGGAGGCGGAGCTCCGAGCTCCTGATATCACACCCGACATGTACGATTCCAGCTCCGCCCTCGAGGACAGGGATTGGACTGATTGGCTGAGAGGACTGATGACCACAGACGTAGACAACGAAG aggaaggtgatgatgatgatgaccctGAATACAACTTCCTGGCCGACATCGATGAACCTGACCTGGAGGATTACCGTGACGACAAGGCTGTCCGCATCACCA AGAAGGAGGTGAATCAGCTGATGGAGGAGCTGTTTGAAACG ttaaaAGAAGACCTTacaggacaggaagtggatgATGAAGGccacgaggaagaggaggagacacaggagGACAAAAACAGTCATGAGACACAACACACGTCTCAGGAACACAACAC AGCGCTGAGTGACAGCGAGGAGCATGAACCAATCACAGAGCTGCGTACAGTGAAGCAGAAGTTGTCCTGGATCAGGAAGAGacgacacacacatgcactgtgtgacacacacacacctgaaccacacacactgaagctggATGCCACACAGAAGAgacacctgcagcagcagctacaacag cacgTCCAGTTGTTGACTCAAATTCACCTGTTAACTTCACCTGTGTCCAAACTTCAGAGTGAAGCAGAGACCACCAGACAGTtcctg GTGGAGTTGGACGTCCTGGCTCTCAGGACAGAGCTCCTCATGTCCTCACTTTGTCCTggtttctgcagcagcttcaggtcgtcaaacctgcagggggcgctgcagctgctggacgAGCTCAGGCTGAGTCCCATCAGCTACCAGACCAGGCTCCACCCACCTGACGCCAGAGGACACA tgcgTGTTCACCCTGTCATGCCTCCTGAACTTGCCTGGATCTTCTCCACCCGTCCGGTCTTTCTTTACCCGGAGCTACTGCCGTGTGCCAGTCTGGACCCGGCTCTGTACTGCCCCCGCAGGATAGCAGCTTTCACTGCAGCTGAGGACTG CCTCCTGGTCCTGGGTCTCAGGAACATGGACAAGTCATGTGACCCACCAAAGCTGGTGTCTCAGTTCCTGTTGAGGAAGACTCTGGTCCAGGTGAGGCGAAGAATCCTGCAGTGCTGCAGACCTGGTGTCCCCGACAACATCGTCAAG gtGTTCAGGTACCAGCGAGTGTTGTGGCCGATGCCTGTAGCTTGTCGTCCCCTCAGTCCTGGAGAGCGGCGCCCCccagtggagagagaggacagtATCATGCCGATGTGGCTGGTT CGAAGCCTTCCTGTCATCTATCCAACTATTAAACGCTACAACGCCCCTCCTGGCTCCGCCCCTGAGGCCCCTCCCACCTGCAAGTTGACTCGCCCCCGTCAGAGTCACTACACTTTCCTTCGCTCCGCCTCCAGCTACAGTTTCCCTCCCGGGACAAAGTATCCGCCCCGTCTCCCCAAACACCTCGACTTCAAACGCATTGGGTTTGTTGTTCTGCAGCAGCCCCTCCCACCTCCTTCCACTGACTCCTCCCCACTGGTGTCAGgtggtgacatcatcatcacctccacCATCTCCTTGGCAACCACAGAGCAAATCAAAAGTCACTATCAGACGCTCGTGGgcctgaggaggaaaaacaaaccctCCATGAACGGAGGAGGAGCCAGGAGTGCCACGGAGACattggctcctccccctcctcctgaaggccctccctcctctcagctggtggaggaagacgatgacatcagcacaaatgatgaagagggagaagaggaggagagcgaggtTCTTCTGGCTCTGTCCGAATCATCGTCCAGCACCGATGACAACCACCTGAGCGACCGCGAGGAGGTGGAGTCTGAGCGTGAAGAGGGAGGGGCGACCAGCCGCTCTGACGTTCAGCTGCAG GAGAAACTGTTGtcaggaggaagtgaggaggaggagcctgaggtggaggaggagcctgaGGAAGATGATCAGCGGCAGTCGGACGATGAGGCGTTTGCTCGGGATTATCTTCACAGA GTGTGTGAAGCAGTGGAGGCGTGTCCAGGCGTCGCCCAGCAGCTGCTTCAGGTCCTGGATCAAGTCTCTGCGGGGGCTGCGGGGGCGGTGGGGGCGGACCTTCTGTACGACAGACTGAGGCATCTCCTGCGTCCGTGGCCTCAGCTGCTCAGAGACTTTGCCGCCTTCCTGAACTGTGAGCAGGCGCAGAGCTGTGGACTG ctgatggagcagcagctgtttgaaaGCAGCCGCCGGTTTCTACGGCAACTGGGTCAGAGTCTGGGAAAAAGCTCGTCCCTGTACCAACAGGTGGTGTCGTTGCTGCAAGAAAGCCCCACCCTCTCGCCTACAGACATGGAGAAG aTCTCGACTCTGCTTAAGCTCCACCCCCACCTGCACCAACTTTTCCAGCAGCTCCACCCTGCCTCGTTACCCGCAGCAACAGAGGGGGACTCGGTTTCCCAGAATCCTCTTGACAAGAACAGAAAGAGAGTTGGTCATTGGGCTCCTGAACAGAATGAGACAGGAAGtggcagagaggaagaggaggagccaaaCGAAAAAGTGGTGGTCTGGACTCG CGAGGCAGACCGTGCCATTCTGACGGCctgtcagcagagaggagcCAATAGGGAGACGTTCACACAGGTCTCCGCCCACCTGGGAAATAGGACTGCCCAGCAG GTGAGTCTGCGATTCCACGATCTGATGAGTCTTTTCCAGAagtccacttcctgttcctcaGGGGGTCAACAGCCAATCAGCTGA
- the pdia8 gene encoding protein disulfide isomerase family A, member 8, which yields MAAAIRLFFFFLSTFPAALSSRGDVLELGDADFDYLATEHETMLVKFYAPWCGHCKKLSPEFDRAASRLKGIVQLAKVDCTAHSETCGRFGVSGYPTLKIFRSGKDSAPYDGPRTADGISQYMKKQTGPDSVLLRTHSDLQTFISHYEPSVVGVFSGEDSARLSEFLKAAALLREQFRFAHTTDLRLGAEHGVQSESVLLFRSPRLSSKFEDSVVVFSDHLTISSLRRFIRDHIHGLCPHMTTENRERLRVRDLLTVYYDLDYHLNPRVSNYWRNRVMKVVSQYSGRGLTFSVANKKDFLSELEDDFGLGTEDGGDLPFVTVRTKLGHKFTMREEFTRDGQSLARFLDDYFAGRLKRYVKSEPAPERNSAPVKVVVAETFDDIINDGDKDAVILFYSPSCPHCKKLEPVFRELANKLVSDPNIVIAKMNAVDNDVPLAYDVPGFPTIYFAPMGRKDEPIRYEGGRELKDLLKFVKTSRSRMADASRDEL from the exons atgGCGGCCGCTATccgcctcttcttcttcttcttgtccacTTTTCCCGCGGCGTTGTCCTCGCGAGGGGACGTGCTCGAGCTCGGGGACGCTGACTTCGACTACCTGGCAACGGAGCACGAGACCATGCTGGTGAAATTCTACGCACCATG GTGTGGCCATTGTAAGAAGTTGTCTCCAGAGTTTGACCGAGCAGCGAGTCGACTCAAAGGAATCGTCCAGTTAGCAAAG gtggACTGCACCGCTCACTCAGAGACCTGTGGACGTTTCGGTGTCTCTGGTTATCCAACTCTGAAGATCTTCAGGAGTGGAAAAGACTCCGCCCCCTATGACGGACCTCGCACTGCAG acggCATCTCTCAGTACATGAAGAAGCAGACCGGTCCAGACTCAGTTCTGTTGAGGACTCACTCAGACCTGCAGACGTTCATCAGTCACTACGAGCCCAGTGTCGTTG gtgtgttttcaggtgAGGACAGCGCTCGTCTCTCTGAGTTCCTCAAAGCTGCAGCGCTGCTCAGGGAACAGTTCCGATTCGCTCACACAACTGACCTGAGGCTGGGGGCGGAGCATGGAGTCCAGTCTGA gagtgtgttgttgtttcgaTCGCCCAGACTCAGCAGTAAGTTTGAGGACAGCGTGGTCGTCTTCTCTGATCACCTGACCATCAGCTCGCTGCGACGCTTCATCAGAGATCACAT TCACGGTCTGTGTCCTCACATGACAACGGAGAACAGAGAGCGACTGAGAGTCCGAGACCTGCTGACCGTTTATTACGACCTGGATTATCACCTGAACCCCCGCGTGTCCAACTACTGGAGgaacag GGTTATGAAGGTGGTGTCTCAGTACAGTGGGCGGGGCCTGACATTCTCAGTAGCCAATAAGAAGGACTTCCTGTCCGAGCTGGAGGACGACTTTGGTTTGGGGACGGAGGATGGAGGAGACCTGCCGTTCGTCACCGTCCGAACCAAACTGGGCCACAAGTTCACCATGAGGGAGGAGTTCAC GAGAGACGGTCAGTCGCTCGCCAGGTTTTTAGACGATTACTTCGCCGGTCGTCTCAAACGCTACGTTAAATCTGAACCTGCACCTGAGAGGAACTCTGCCCCTGTCAAG GTGGTGGTTGCTGAAAcgtttgatgacatcatcaacgaTGGTGATAAAGATGCTGTGATCTTGTTCTACTCGCCGTCCTgtccacactgtaaaaaactggagcctgttttcagagaGCTCGCTAACAAA ctcGTTTCTGATCCGAACATCGTCATCGCAAAGATGAATGCCGTCGATAACGACGTCCCGCTGGCCTATGATGTCCCAGG ATTTCCGACCATTTACTTTGCTCCGATGGGGAGAAAGGACGAGCCCATTCGCTACGAG GGTGGTCGAGAGTTAAAAGACTTGCTGAAGTTTGTGAAGACGAGTCGCAGTCGAATGGCCGACGCCTCAAGGGACGAACTCTGA
- the LOC122764890 gene encoding C2 calcium-dependent domain-containing protein 4C-like: MSAVKSGSSLRTLLLTPERIPTFIIPSCSPLFALSPHRGSSDRMRLLSEPDDDDSPRGSPAPAASPRFRLRLPPRIRTPRRAAAESADTDLTTRAAMSLPHVEKVTTPYGFRAVLTASPCTCRRESLFHRNKPVTVTVTDTEERQDPGPGPGPGSRSRLKSLGVHVMKELKKPAAALKALSPAGRRSEAR; the protein is encoded by the coding sequence ATGTCGGCTGTTAAATCCGGATCTTCTCTTCGGACTCTGCTTCTCACTCCAGAGCGGATCCCGACCTTCATCATCCCGTCCTGCAGTCCGCTCTTCGCACTCTCTCCTCACCGCGGCTCCTCAGACCGGATGAGGCTCCTGTCTGAACCTGATGACGACGACAGTCCGCGTGGAAGCCCCGCCCCTGCGGCCTCGCCCAGGTTCCGGCTCCGCCTGCCTCCCCGGATCAGGACCCCACGCCGCGCCGCGGCAGAGTCCGCGGACACGGACTTGACGACCCGCGCGGCCATGTCGTTGCCGCACGTGGAGAAGGTGACCACACCCTACGGTTTTCGCGCCGTGCTGACCGCAAGCCCGTGCACGTGCCGGCGGGAATCCCTGTTCCACCGTAACAAGCCGGTGACGGTGACTGTGACTGACACCGAGGAGCGGCAGGACCccggtcctggtcctggtcccgGCAGCAGGTCCCGGTTAAAAAGTCTCGGTGTTCACGTGATGAAGGAACTGAAAAAACCCGCGGCGGCTCTGAAGGCTCTGAGTCCCGCAGGTCGGAGGAGTGAGGCCCGCTGA